One Streptococcus gallolyticus subsp. gallolyticus DSM 16831 DNA window includes the following coding sequences:
- a CDS encoding NADPH-dependent F420 reductase, producing MTKVSIFGGKGNMGSAIAEVFKRSGNEVDVIGRDYHGQKLGDIVVLAVKYTDLNALVEAQAEYLAGKIIIDISNPISFTNLSELQVPKGTSVAEIIAKKLPNSQVVKGFNINFSDSLATCQVKGKPASLLFASDSAEAKQTIFTALEKSGAKLVDAGPLSRARELESVGLLLISLAVNQQIGRDGGLVIL from the coding sequence ATGACAAAAGTTAGTATTTTTGGTGGTAAGGGAAATATGGGTTCAGCTATCGCGGAAGTTTTTAAGCGTTCTGGCAATGAAGTAGATGTCATTGGGCGTGATTATCACGGGCAAAAGCTAGGTGACATTGTTGTTTTGGCAGTAAAATATACTGATCTAAATGCACTAGTTGAGGCCCAGGCAGAATACTTGGCGGGTAAAATTATTATTGACATTAGTAATCCTATCAGCTTTACCAATTTAAGTGAATTGCAGGTGCCTAAGGGGACCTCAGTTGCTGAAATTATAGCTAAAAAATTACCAAATAGTCAGGTGGTAAAAGGCTTTAATATTAATTTCTCGGATTCACTGGCAACTTGCCAAGTCAAGGGTAAGCCAGCTAGTCTGCTTTTTGCTAGTGATAGTGCAGAGGCAAAACAAACTATCTTTACTGCCCTAGAAAAAAGCGGAGCTAAATTGGTAGATGCAGGCCCATTAAGTCGAGCAAGAGAATTAGAAAGTGTAGGCTTATTACTTATTAGCCTAGCAGTTAATCAACAAATTGGGCGCGATGGAGGATTGGTAATTCTGTAA